The Pyxidicoccus sp. MSG2 DNA segment CCGCGCGCAGCTATGGCCGGGTGCGCGCGCCGGACGCGGTGGGTGTGCTGGAGGCCGTCTCCACCCGGCCCTCGTTCCAGGACGTCATCGCCGTGGGCGCGGTGGACGGGCTCGCCGAGTCGCAGGACCCGGCGGCGTTCCCCATCGTCGCGGCGCGCACGGCGTATGGGCAGCCTCGCGTCCTCCGCCGCGCGGCCACGCAGGCCGTGGCGAAGCTGGCGGAGGTCGCCGGCCGCAAGCGCGAGGCCGTGGACCTGCTGGCGGAGTTGCTGAGGGACCCGCTGTTCCGCGTGCAGATGGGCGTGTTCGAGGCGGGGCGCACGCTCGGCGACCGGCGGCTCATTCCCGCGCTGGAGGGCACGCCGCTCGAGGACCCGCGGGCGCGCCGTGCCGCTCGCGAGACGGTGCGCGCGCTGCGGGAGGGCGAGCCCCAGGCGCGCGAGGTGGCGTCGCTGCGCGAGGAACTGGACCGGCTGAAGGAGGAGACGCGCTCGATGCGCGAGCGGCTGGAGGCACTGGCGCTGAAGGGAGCGGAGGAGCCGGGCCCTCGCGGTGGCGGGGGTGGTGCGAAGGCCACCAGGCTGGACGGCGCGGGCCGCTCGCGCACCACGGCACGGAGCGCGGAGGCCACGAGCGGAGGTCGCGACGCGAAGTCCCCTCGCGGCCACGCGAGCGCGAAGCCCGCGGCGAGGAAGACGAAGCGAAGGTAGCGACGCGAACCGCAGCACCAGGGTGGCGCCCGCTCCGCCGCCTGCCTCACGAACGGACCCCGGTGGGGGGGCTTGATGTACGCCGGGAGGCGCGGGCCACGCCGCCGATGGCTACCTGTATGCAAAGGGGACGCGCCCCCCGCGTATCGCGATGCGGGCGCCAGGGCCCCCATGTCCCGGCTCGCCAGCCATTCATGGGCCGGGAGGGCCCAGGGGAGCAGATGGCCGGAGCCAACGATGAGCTCAGCGCCTGGCTGGACGCCGCCGTGGACCCGTTCGTGGCCTGCGACGCTGGCGAGCACGTGTGCTTCCTCAACAGCGCCGCCGAGCGACTGCTCGGCTGGAAGCGCGAGGAGCTCCAGGGCCAGCCCACCTCGCGCCTCTTCCCCCAGCGCCTGCACCAGTATGGTGGCAAGAGCCTGCTGCGCTACCTGCTGTCCCGCCGCAACGCGCTCGGCGGCCGTGCCATCCGCGTGCTCGCCCGCCGCAAGGACGGCGTGGAAGTCCTCGTGGAGCTGACCGTGGGCTCCAGCGGCCGGGGCGCCGCCGAGCGCATCGTCATCAACTTCCGCCGCCTGCACGAGGTCATCGACACCGTCAGCGAGCCCATGGAGCAGACCCTCCAGACGGACGCGGGCCCCCTCCCCGAGGGAGGCAACGGCGATGCCCTCTACCGCGTCGTGGTGGAGAACGCCCCGCTGGGCATCTTCCACTTCGACAAGACCCCGGTCATCACCGCCTGCAACGAGCGCTTCGTGCGCATCATCGGCTCACCCAAGCGCATCCTCGTGGGCCTCAACCTGCTCTCCATCCGCGACGAGCACATCATGCACTGCGTGCGCAAGACGCTCTCCGGACACGGCTCCGACTACGAAGGTATCTACCGCTCCGTCACCGCCAACAAGTCGACGCCCGTCCACATCCGCTTCGCCCCCTGCTTCGACGAGACGGGCCACGTCGAGGGCGGCGTGGGCATCGTCGAGGACATCAGCGAGCGGCGCCGCACCGAGAACGAGCGCGACGAGAGTCTCGCCCAGCTCGGAACCCTCTTCCGCACCGCGCCCATCGGCCTGGGCTTCCTGGACCTGGAACTGCGCTACGTGCGCGTCAACGACGTGCTCGCCGCCATCAACGGCGTCCCGCCCGAGGCCCACACGGGCCGCCGCCCCCGCGAGGTGCTCGGCCCCATCGGCCTCGAGGTGGAGAAGATGATGCGGAACGTGCTGGAGACGGGCGAGCCCATGGAGAAGCGGGAGACCACCACCATGGACCTCGGGGTGCCGGGCGAGGCCCGCTACCTGGAGGGGAGCTTCTACCCGGTGCGCGCCACGGACGGCCGCGTGCTGGGGCTGGGCATCATGATTGAGGACATCACCGACCGCAGGCTCGCCGACGAGGAGCGCGGCCGCCTGTACCGCGAGGCGCAGGAGGCCATCCGCGTGCGCGATGACTTCCTCTCCATCGCCTCGCACGAGCTGAAGACGCCCCTCACCCCGCTCAGCCTCCGGCTGGCCACGCTCGAGCGGAAGATGGAGCGCGGCGAGCATGTGGACCCGTCCACCCTGCGCCACGCCCGCCAGCACCTGTTGCGCATCACCGGCCTCATCAACGACCTGCTGGACGCGTCGCGAATCGAGGCGGGCCGGCTCGCGCTGCACCCGGAGGCCACGCGGCTGGATGCCCTGGTGGAGCACGTCCTCCAGGCCATGGAGGTCCACCGCGGCAGCCACTCCGTCCACTTCGAGCGGCCACCCGAGCCCGTGCTCGTGCGGGCGGACCCGTACCGGCTGGAGCAGGTCATCTCCAACCTGGTGGAGAACGCCTTCAAGTACAGCCCCGACGGCGGGGCCATCCGTGTGGACCTGCACACGCGCGGCGAACTGGCACTGCTGTCGGTAAAGGACCCGGGCATCGGCATTCCTCCGGACCAGCAGAAGCTGCTCTTCGACCGCTACTTCCGCGCGCGCAACGTCTCGTCCCGCTCGTACGGTGGGCTGGGGCTCGGGCTCTACATCAGCCGTGACATCGTCGAGCGCCACGGCGGCCGCATCTGGGTGGAGAGCGAGGTGGGCCAGGGCTCCACCTTCCACGTCGCCCTGCCCCGCCTGACGGGCACCAGCGCGCAGCCGCCCGTGGAGCAACCGGAGCGGCACGTCCACTGAAGCTCCGTCACCCCGGGGTTCGCAAAACTTACAGTCGGGGCTGTCTTCCATCGGCCAACAGGGCAGGGGAAGCGCCTGGATTCGCACGCTTCCGGCCCTGGCATGGCGGCTGCTCTACCCGGGGGCGGAGGATGCAACCAAGGATGGAGACCATGACGACGGACACGCCCGCACTGACCCGAGACAATGAAGGTTGGATCGTCCGCGTGAGGATGGGCGGTCGCATCCAGGAGGTCCGCTGCACCACCGAGAGTCAGGCACGCTACTTCGCGGCGGTGCTGGCGATGAACCCGCCCAAGCCGTCGAAGCTGCGCAACTAGATTGGAGGCATGGAACAGCCCCAGCTCCTCGGCCGCCTGCTGCTGAAGTTCGACCACGGTGACGCCGCGGTACCCGAAGACCTGTCCGCCGCCGCGCGCGCCCCGGATGGCAGCGTCTGGGTGGCGTCCGACGAGCACGGGGTGCTGCACCGGCTCAGCCCCGAGGAGCCTCGCGTCTTCTCCCACCAGCAACGCCATGACGTGGCGGGCCAGCTGGGCGTGAAGGGCAGCGAGGAGATGGACATCGAAGCGCTCGACCTGCAGGACGGCCACCTGTGGCTCGTCGGCTCGCACAGCTCGGTGCGCAAGAAGCCCAAGGGCAAGGGCGTGGCGAAGGACCTGGCCCGGCTGGCCACCGTGGAGCACCAGCCCGCGCGCTTCATGCTGGCGCGCCTGCCCCTGCCCACGAAGGGCAGGGGGAAGGCCCCCTCGAAGAGCGGGCGCGCGAAGAAGCAGGACGCGGTGGCGCTCGAGCCGTCCGAGGGCAGCCGGCTGGTGGAGCTGCTGCGGGAGGACGAGCACCTGGGGCCCTTCCTCGTTCCAGCGGGCGCGGGCGCGCCTCCCGGTGCGCTGGCCATTCCCAGCAAGGACAACGGCCTGGACATCGAGGGGCTCGCGGTACACGGCGACCGCGTCTTCCTCGGGCTGCGCGGCCCGGTGCTGCGCGGCTGGGCGGTGCTGCTGGAAATGGCGGTGGAGGCCACCGGCCACGGCGTCCTCGAGCCCCACCACAAGAAGAAGGGCGGCTGGTACCGCAAGCACTTCCTCGACCTGGACGGCCTGGGCATCCGCGAGCTGAGCCGGCACGGGAATGATTTGCTCATCCTCGCCGGGCCCACGCTGCCGCTGGACGGCACCATCCGCCTCTACCGGCTGCGCAACGGCCTGACTCTCACCCGGGACTCCATCCACCCGCAGGAGCCGGGTGGACTGGAGCCGCTCTTCGACGTGCCCCGCTCGGAGAAGACGGACCACGCCGAGGGCGTGGCCCTGTTCTCCTACTTCGAGCCGGATGACTCGGTGCTCATCGTCTACGACTCGCCCGCCAGGCAGCGCCGCTACGGACCGTGCGGCGTGCTGGCGGACGTGTTCCGGTTGTTCTGAAGATGTGAGGCGCCTACTGCATGAACTCGTGCACCTTGTAGGCGTTGGTCCACGCCACCTTCCACGCGTTGTCGTGGATGCCGGGCTGCGGGAGGATGGGGCCGCCCACCTGGCCGCTCATGCCCCACGAGAACTCGCTGTCGGTGCCGGTGTCCTGCTCCAGGTTTTCGATGTCCGTGATGAGCTTGCTGAGCAGCAGGCGCAGCTCGCGCGCGTTCTGCCCGGACACGTAGAACACCTGGCGGTAGCCCCTCACGTCGAAGCCGATGGCCAGCCAGCTTCCCGACGGGTTGGCCGGGTCCGTGAAGATGACGGTGTGCGCGCTGCGCAGGCCCGTGCCCGTCGGGTACAGCGCCGTCGTGGTGTAGGAGGTGATGGGCGTGGGAATGGAGGGCAGCGTGCCCGGCGGGACGATGATGGCGCTCGGGCAGTAGTTGGGAATGGTCGGCGGCGGCGTCGGCGGGCCGGAGATGATGATCATCTCCTGCGACTGGGAGTCGAGTGCGCCCGACTCCGCCTCGGCGAAGTCAGGGTCGACGTTGCAGGCGGCGGCGGACAGGGCGAAGGCGGCGAGCAGCGAGAAGCGGATGGTCTTCATGGTGTGGACCTCGGTGTGAAGTGACACGTACGGCGTTGCCGGCGCTGGGGCACCGGGGTGGACGAGGGAGACTGGACTGTGAGGGGAGGGGAACTACGGTCGGGCTACTCGAAGACGACCACTGTCTTCACCCAGCTGTCGGGGCGCGCGCCCAGGGCACGCATGCGCTCGTCCCGGAGTGCGCTGGCGGCGGGTGCGCCAGCGCGGATGCGCTCCATGACCCGCTCGAAGAAGGGCCCGGCCTCTGCGTCCGGGATGTCGATGGGCGAGGCGAGGACGGCGCGTGCGCCCGCCTCGGCGAAGGCGACGGGGAGGCTCCACGGCGCGTGGAGGTATGGCGCCGTCCGCGCGGCCTGGCAGGCGCCGAGCACCACCACCGGCGCGCCCTTCAGCTTCTGCCTGCGCACCTCACCGGCGGTGAGCGCGTAGCGGCCGTCCGCCTCCGGCGCCATCACCAGCAGCGACGCGTCCGACACGCCGAGGTTCACCAGGCCATGGGCGTGGATTTCCACCTCGGTGGCGTCCGCCAGCTCCGCCAGCAGCCGCGACGGCGTGGCCGCGGAGCCCGTCAATTCCACCCGGCGGGGTGAGGCCGTGCCCGACAGCTCCCAGCTGCGCAGCCGGGGAAGGTTCAGCGAGGCCGGCGCATCCACGTCGTGCACCACCAGGGGCCGCGCGGCCGTCACCGCCGGCGCCGTCCGCTTCGCGCCCGTGTGGTAGCTCCACGCCAGCTCCGGCGGCAGCAGGCCGGCCTGCCCGTGGACGGCGTAGCGGGCGAAGACGCGCACGTGCTCGCAGGGCTTCAGCGCCGCCACCACCGACTGCGGCACCAGCTTCGTCACGTCGAAGTCCGGCGAGCGGCGGCTCGAGTCGAAGTGGCCCAAGAGCTCCCCGCCCGGCCCCTTCGCCGCCACCAGGGTGCGCTCGTCGTGCACCTCCACGCCCAGCTCGCAGCGCTCCGGAGCACCGGCACCGGACTCCTCCGCGAAGAGGGCCAACGCCCCGGCCCAGTCCTGCGCCTTGCCCGCGTCCAGGATGAGCGACGAGTAGCTGTACGCCCGCGCCTTCCAGGCCACCGGGTCCTCGGAGCCCAGCCGGTTGCCCTCGGCAATGGCCTTGCGCAGCAGCGCGCGGCCCTCCTCGGGATTCTTCTCGATGACGGCGCGGCCCTCGACGTGGGTGGCCAGCGCGCGCTCACCGGGGCGCAGCAGGCCGGAGGACTCCAGCTTGCGCAGGCCGTCGCGCAGCGCCTCCACGTCGCCCGGGCGAGGGTCCAACCGGGAAAGGTCCGCCTGCACGAAGGCGCCGTTGATGAAGAAGGGCACGTCACACGCGGGGGCGTGCTCCAGCTCCTCGCGCGCCTGCTTCGGGTGCAGGGCGAAGACCTGCATCGCCGCCAGCCCCTCCTGCACCTGGCGCCGGGCGGCGCACCGGCCGTCGCGCGCGGCCTGCTCGCCCAGGTACGCCCGGGCCAGCGCGAAGGCGTTGCGGTAGCGCGCCACGTTGCCCAGCACCATCAGCAGGTCCGACTGCTGCGTCCACTCCTGCGCCTGCCGCGCCAGCTGGAGGCCCGCCACCGCATGCTCGCGCGCCTCCACCAGCCGGTGCTCCTCCGTGTAGATGTGGCCGAGCACGTACTCCATCTGCCCACAACGGTAGTCCGCCTTCGCCGCGCGGCACGCCGGCAGCGCGCGCAACAGCCGCGCCTCGGCGCCGGCCAGGTCGCCCCGCGCGAACTCCGCCCGGGCCGCCTCGCGCTCCACGTTGAGCGTGAACCACGGGTCCCCCAGCGCCTTCGCGGCCTTCTCGTACTCGGGCAACCGCGCCGGGAGCTGGCCCGTCAGCGGGAGCACGGCCAGCAGGAAGTCGGAGTTGCCGGAGGCCTCCAGCTCGCGCACGTACGCGTCCAGCCCCGAGGCGTCGAAGGTCCCCAGCACCACCTGACGGTAGCGCTCCGCCAGCGGGCCCCGGCGCTTGAAGTCCAGGCCGGCCACGTGGGAGACGCGGCGCTCCAGCGTGTCCCCGCCGTAGTGCGCGTCCAGCACGCGCGCCAGCGGCAGCAGCGCCTTCACGGCGTCCGCGGACGGCGCCGCCCACAGGGCCGAGTAGAGCGAATTGCGCGCCGAGCCCGGCACCGCGCGGGCCAGGCCCTCCGGGAAGGGCGTGCCGTCGGTGGCCAACGCCTTGCCGGCCTTCTGCGCCTCGTCCCACGTGCCGCGCTGGACCTCCAGTCGGCGGCGCAGCGCCGCCGCGCGCTCCTTCGCCTCCTCCGCCCAGCCCGGCTCGCGCAGGCCCGCCACCGCGTCGAACGCGTCGGCCGCCAGCGCGTCCAGGCCCAGCTCGCGCAGCACGAGCGCCCGGTTCCACAGCGCCTCCGGGTGCTGGGGGTGCTTCTCCAGCACGCCGTCCAGCAGGATGAGGGCCTCCTCCAGCTCCCCCTTCGTCAGCGCCACCACGGCCCTGTCGCTGTCCACGTCCGGCGAGGCCGGCGCGCGCTGGAGGTACTCCGCGGCCTGGTCCCGCTCACCGCGCAAGAGGTGCCCTGTCGCCAGCCCGTGGAGGTCCCCCGCCTCCTCGAGCTTCGCCAGTTGCTGCAGCGGCACCAGCTCCCTCGGGCGCTCGTCGCCGGAGCGCAGCACGCCGTAGGGCCGGTGCGCGCTGGCGCCGGACCAGCTCAGCCGCGCCTCCATGGAGCGCGTGGGCGCCAGCGCCATCACGTCGTGCCCTTCCTGGGGCACCCCGTCCGGCGAGCGCAGCACCACCACCGCGAGCACCGCGGCCAGCGAGCCCGCCAGGGCCAGCGCCGCCACCCGGTTGCCCCGGCGGCTCCACGCGGGACGGAAGGCCCGCGAGGGCGCGGCGTCCTGGTGCGGGTGCGTCAGCCGCACCGGCTGCGCTTCCATTTCGCCCAGCCGCCCCCCGAGGGCCTGGAGCTGGAGGATGTCGTTCAGGTCCTCCTGGCACTGCGCGCAGGTGCCCAGGTGGGCGCGGAACACGTCCGCCTCCTCCGGGGACAGCTCGCCGTCCGCGAAGGCGTGGACCTGGTCGTGGATGTCCATGGGCTCCGGCGCGCTCATGTGCCCTCCCCTCCACCCTCGGGCGTGGGCATCAACAGCTCCTTCAGCTTGCGGCGCGCGCGGATGAGGCGGGTGCCCACGGTGGCCTTCGGAATCCCGAGGCGCTCGGCGATTTCGATGTACGAGCGGTTCTCCAGCGCATGCATCCGGTACACCGTGCGGAACTCCTCCGGAATCTTCTCCAGCGCGTCGCGCAGTTGCTCCGGGCTGATGGCGGCCCAGGCGGGGGCGGCCTCCACCTCCGGCGCGGCGATGCGCTCCTCCACGTCCTCGGCGGACACGTCCGCGCGGCGCTCACGCGTGCGGGAGCGGCAACGGTCGATGAACAGGTGGTGGAGGATGGTGAGCAGCCACGCGCGCCCGTCGGTGCCGACCTTGTACCGGGCCAGGTTGCGCAGACCGCGTTCGAAGGTGTCCTGGACGAGGTCCCTGGCGTCGGTGGCGTTGCCACACAGGCGCAGGGCGGTGGCATGCAGCGCCGCCTCATGCTCCCGGGCGAATGCCGCGAACCACCGGCTGTCCAGGGTCGGCGATGAAGGAGGCCTGCTTTCCACTCGGGGTGCAGGCTGACCCGTCCGCTCCTGCCCCGTCAAGCTCGGCTTGAGCAGCAGGCGGGAGAACAACGAGGATGGTTGCAGGGCGAAAGCATCCATGGCGGTCGCTCTCTCAACGGCCCCCACCTCCCATCTTCCCGAAGCAGAATTTCGCCGGGAATTTTCCAGCCTCCTCCACAAGCCCCCGGACGGGCGGTTTCCCGCCTCCTTGCCGGTACTTACGGGCCCGCTGTCTCCTTGGGGGCCTACGCGTTGCGACGGACGATTTCGGCGTTCAGCACGTTGGCGAAGCCCACCCAGGCCAGGTAGGGCGCCACCATCCAGGCAGCCGGGCGGTCCACGTTGCGCGTGGTGGCCACATAGGCGCCGATGCTCCCCAGCAAGGCCAGGTTGTCCGCCAGCGCGCGGCGCGGCTGGTGCCTGCCGAAGAAGAGCCAGGACCAGGCGGCGTTGAGGCCCAACTGCACGCCCCACAGGGCCAGCGCCCTGGAGCGTCGAGCCCCCGCGGGCGCCGTCCACACGCGCCACCCGGAGAGGGCGATGAGGCCGTACAGCACCGTCCACACCGGGGCGAATACTTTTGGCGACGGCTGGAAGGCGGGCTTGCGCAGGCGCTTGTACCAGAGCGAATCCGCGGAGCTCTGCCGTCCGCCCAGCACCGCCGCGCCCACGGTGAGCGCGCCGAAGGTGCCCAGCGCCACCACCGACTCCGTGCGCAGCGTGGGGTTGAGGGCCGTGCGCTTCACCGGACCCGGCACCGTCCGCGTCGTCGGCTCCTGCGTCGTCGTCTCCATCCGAATCCTCCCGTGGCCGTGGCCCGTCAGGCCCCGCGACTGTCCGCTGGAAGGTGGTGCCGCCCCGTCCCCGCCGCCAGCCCGGGTGTTGGCGGTGTACAAAGAAGTGCCCTCACGGCCCATCCCAGAGGAGTGACATGGCGAGCGCGGAGGAAGTCCTCGGCTTCTGGTTCGGTCAACCACCGGACCCCATCCTCAACCCCGCCAGCGCCCGCCCCCGGGAGCGCTGGTTCTCAGGCGACGCGGCCTTCGACGAGGAGTGCCGCCGCCGCTTCCTGGCCGCCCACGAGGCCGCCGCCTCCGGAGCCCTGAGCGCCTGGTGCGATGAGCCGCGAGGCTGCCTCGCGCTGGTGCTGCTGCTGGACCAGTTCCCCCGCAACCTCTTCCGGGGCACACCCCGGGCCTTCGCCACGGACGCGCTCGCGCGCGAGGTGTCACGGCAGGCCCTGGCGCGCGGGCTGGACCTGGCGCTGCCGCCGGTGTGGCGGTGGTTCCTCTACCTTCCCTTCGAGCACAGCGAGGAGGGCCATGACCAGCGGCTGGCCGTGGCCCTCTTCGAGATGCTCGCCCTGTACCACCGGGACAGCCGCGAGCCGCTCGACTACGCCCGGCGACACCGGGAGGTCATCGAGCGCTTCGGCCGCTTCCCCCACCGCAACGTGGCGCTGGGGCGCCCGTCCACCCCGGAGGAAGAGCGCTTCCTCCAGGAGCCGGGCTCGTCCTTCTGAAGCACGTCTCCATCATCTGCGGGAGGAAGTGGCCCTGGGCGGTCGAGACGCCAGGGGCACGCCTGCCCGTCAGGTGGGTGGAGGAAGAGCGGCTTTTGAGGGTCTGGAGGGAGGAGTGCCGTACCGGGTGGGGACTGGGCTAGTGTGAGCTCCAGCACGCTTCGCAAGAGGGGGGCCGTGGCAGGCGAGCGCTGGAAGATTCTCCGGTTGCGGTGGCGCAACCACTGGAAGCGGATGGTGGGCGTGGCGGCGCTGGCCACCGCGCTGGCGGCCGCATGCGAGCTGCTGGGTGGCTCGCTGGGCGGCTGGCTGGAGGAGGCCGAGCGCGGCGCCTACGACAAGACGGTCACCACCTTCACCAGAATGCAGGGGAAGTCGCCCCACGTGGTGGTGCTGGCCATCGACCAGCCCAGCCTGGACGGCATCCGCGCCAACCCGCAGTACGCGCGCAACTACGGTAACTGGCCCTACAGCCGCAACCTGTGGGCAAGAATCGTGGAGCAACTGGAAGCCGAGGGCGCGCGCGCCATCGTCTTCGACGCGGTGATGGACGAGCGCTCCACGGACCCGGGCATGGACCTGGCCTTCGCGCAGGTGCTGCGCGACACGCGGGTGCCCTTCTTCCTTGGCGTGTCCACCAACGCGGAGGCGAAGCCCCTGCCCCGCGCGAGCTTCGACACCCCGCCCCCGGCCGCGCCCTCCGCCGCGCCGGTGGCCTCGGCCCTGGACGCGCTGCCTTCGGAGGCCCTGCCGTCGGCTCCGGACGACGCTCAGGCGCCGGCCGGGGAGGCCTTTCCCGACGAGGAGGCCTTTCAGGACGTGGAGGAGGAGCAGGCGCTCCCGCCCGTCACGCCCGAGGCCATGGCCCGCGCGCTGGCCTTCCCCATGCGCACGGAGCGCCACCCGCTGACGCCGCTGGTCCGCGTGTCCGCCGACGGCGAGCAGGTGCCGTACTACCCGGTGCAGCCCATTCCCGCGCTGGTGGGAGCGATGGATGGCTTCGGGCTGGTGGACCAGGAGACGGACCCGGACGGCTTCATGCGGCGCACGCGCTTCGCGTACACGGATGGCGCCAACGCGTACCCGACGCTGCCGGTACGGGTGGCGGCGGGCCTGCTGGGCGCGAGCGCGGTGGAGCTGTCAGGGCGCACGCTGCGGTTGGGCTCGCGCACGTACGCGGTGGATGCGGAGGGCGGCACGGGCATCGACTTCGGCGGCGAGCTCCACGAGCGCTTCGAGGTGCGGTCGCTCCTTCAAGTCCTGGACGCATGGGTGCTGCGCAGCCAGGGCCGACCCACGG contains these protein-coding regions:
- a CDS encoding PAS domain-containing sensor histidine kinase, producing the protein MAGANDELSAWLDAAVDPFVACDAGEHVCFLNSAAERLLGWKREELQGQPTSRLFPQRLHQYGGKSLLRYLLSRRNALGGRAIRVLARRKDGVEVLVELTVGSSGRGAAERIVINFRRLHEVIDTVSEPMEQTLQTDAGPLPEGGNGDALYRVVVENAPLGIFHFDKTPVITACNERFVRIIGSPKRILVGLNLLSIRDEHIMHCVRKTLSGHGSDYEGIYRSVTANKSTPVHIRFAPCFDETGHVEGGVGIVEDISERRRTENERDESLAQLGTLFRTAPIGLGFLDLELRYVRVNDVLAAINGVPPEAHTGRRPREVLGPIGLEVEKMMRNVLETGEPMEKRETTTMDLGVPGEARYLEGSFYPVRATDGRVLGLGIMIEDITDRRLADEERGRLYREAQEAIRVRDDFLSIASHELKTPLTPLSLRLATLERKMERGEHVDPSTLRHARQHLLRITGLINDLLDASRIEAGRLALHPEATRLDALVEHVLQAMEVHRGSHSVHFERPPEPVLVRADPYRLEQVISNLVENAFKYSPDGGAIRVDLHTRGELALLSVKDPGIGIPPDQQKLLFDRYFRARNVSSRSYGGLGLGLYISRDIVERHGGRIWVESEVGQGSTFHVALPRLTGTSAQPPVEQPERHVH
- a CDS encoding DUF3616 domain-containing protein, which translates into the protein MEQPQLLGRLLLKFDHGDAAVPEDLSAAARAPDGSVWVASDEHGVLHRLSPEEPRVFSHQQRHDVAGQLGVKGSEEMDIEALDLQDGHLWLVGSHSSVRKKPKGKGVAKDLARLATVEHQPARFMLARLPLPTKGRGKAPSKSGRAKKQDAVALEPSEGSRLVELLREDEHLGPFLVPAGAGAPPGALAIPSKDNGLDIEGLAVHGDRVFLGLRGPVLRGWAVLLEMAVEATGHGVLEPHHKKKGGWYRKHFLDLDGLGIRELSRHGNDLLILAGPTLPLDGTIRLYRLRNGLTLTRDSIHPQEPGGLEPLFDVPRSEKTDHAEGVALFSYFEPDDSVLIVYDSPARQRRYGPCGVLADVFRLF
- a CDS encoding CHAT domain-containing protein; the protein is MSAPEPMDIHDQVHAFADGELSPEEADVFRAHLGTCAQCQEDLNDILQLQALGGRLGEMEAQPVRLTHPHQDAAPSRAFRPAWSRRGNRVAALALAGSLAAVLAVVVLRSPDGVPQEGHDVMALAPTRSMEARLSWSGASAHRPYGVLRSGDERPRELVPLQQLAKLEEAGDLHGLATGHLLRGERDQAAEYLQRAPASPDVDSDRAVVALTKGELEEALILLDGVLEKHPQHPEALWNRALVLRELGLDALAADAFDAVAGLREPGWAEEAKERAAALRRRLEVQRGTWDEAQKAGKALATDGTPFPEGLARAVPGSARNSLYSALWAAPSADAVKALLPLARVLDAHYGGDTLERRVSHVAGLDFKRRGPLAERYRQVVLGTFDASGLDAYVRELEASGNSDFLLAVLPLTGQLPARLPEYEKAAKALGDPWFTLNVEREAARAEFARGDLAGAEARLLRALPACRAAKADYRCGQMEYVLGHIYTEEHRLVEAREHAVAGLQLARQAQEWTQQSDLLMVLGNVARYRNAFALARAYLGEQAARDGRCAARRQVQEGLAAMQVFALHPKQAREELEHAPACDVPFFINGAFVQADLSRLDPRPGDVEALRDGLRKLESSGLLRPGERALATHVEGRAVIEKNPEEGRALLRKAIAEGNRLGSEDPVAWKARAYSYSSLILDAGKAQDWAGALALFAEESGAGAPERCELGVEVHDERTLVAAKGPGGELLGHFDSSRRSPDFDVTKLVPQSVVAALKPCEHVRVFARYAVHGQAGLLPPELAWSYHTGAKRTAPAVTAARPLVVHDVDAPASLNLPRLRSWELSGTASPRRVELTGSAATPSRLLAELADATEVEIHAHGLVNLGVSDASLLVMAPEADGRYALTAGEVRRQKLKGAPVVVLGACQAARTAPYLHAPWSLPVAFAEAGARAVLASPIDIPDAEAGPFFERVMERIRAGAPAASALRDERMRALGARPDSWVKTVVVFE
- a CDS encoding RNA polymerase sigma factor encodes the protein MDAFALQPSSLFSRLLLKPSLTGQERTGQPAPRVESRPPSSPTLDSRWFAAFAREHEAALHATALRLCGNATDARDLVQDTFERGLRNLARYKVGTDGRAWLLTILHHLFIDRCRSRTRERRADVSAEDVEERIAAPEVEAAPAWAAISPEQLRDALEKIPEEFRTVYRMHALENRSYIEIAERLGIPKATVGTRLIRARRKLKELLMPTPEGGGEGT
- a CDS encoding TspO/MBR family protein, whose protein sequence is METTTQEPTTRTVPGPVKRTALNPTLRTESVVALGTFGALTVGAAVLGGRQSSADSLWYKRLRKPAFQPSPKVFAPVWTVLYGLIALSGWRVWTAPAGARRSRALALWGVQLGLNAAWSWLFFGRHQPRRALADNLALLGSIGAYVATTRNVDRPAAWMVAPYLAWVGFANVLNAEIVRRNA
- a CDS encoding DUF924 family protein, with product MASAEEVLGFWFGQPPDPILNPASARPRERWFSGDAAFDEECRRRFLAAHEAAASGALSAWCDEPRGCLALVLLLDQFPRNLFRGTPRAFATDALAREVSRQALARGLDLALPPVWRWFLYLPFEHSEEGHDQRLAVALFEMLALYHRDSREPLDYARRHREVIERFGRFPHRNVALGRPSTPEEERFLQEPGSSF